From Puntigrus tetrazona isolate hp1 chromosome 8, ASM1883169v1, whole genome shotgun sequence, the proteins below share one genomic window:
- the LOC122350985 gene encoding protein FAM240B, giving the protein MSSALIHDKLFIKSFWEQKISNHSHMTEAEEERMKKSALTKLRDEWLTRLELRTKHLKNFGDSRGANPALN; this is encoded by the exons ATGAGTTCTGCTCTCATTCACGACAAGCTGTTCATCAAGTCCTTCTGGGAGCAGAAGATCAGCAATCACAGTCACATGACCGAAGCTGAAGaggagaggatgaagaagagcGCTCTCACCAA GCTGCGTGACGAGTGGCTCACCAGACTCGAGCTCCGGACCAAACATCTGAAGAATTTTGGCGACAGTCGCGGGGCCAATCCGGCCCTGAACTAA